The following are encoded in a window of Rhizobium sp. WYJ-E13 genomic DNA:
- a CDS encoding ABC transporter substrate-binding protein — protein MKKLLFALLTLPCLAVSASAQTVAFVTEEYAPFNYRDGKVIKGATVEQVEKVMADIGIDYTLDVMPWARAFSLARSTPMTCIFATAHNASRDGLFKWVEPLLIDRNILITRKGSGVSAADLEDAKKYVIGTQRDDYTEVILKEKGFTKLDVASDFNATLRKLLGGRIDMMPISELYFDKLKTDQPLEMVTILSSQPMSIACEKSFPDDLLARMQASLDKLIARGEQKQIFLKYGLHLLK, from the coding sequence ATGAAAAAGCTGCTTTTTGCTCTTCTTACCCTACCCTGCCTTGCCGTGTCTGCCTCAGCCCAGACGGTAGCCTTCGTGACCGAGGAATACGCCCCCTTCAACTACCGCGACGGAAAGGTCATCAAGGGCGCAACCGTCGAGCAGGTCGAGAAGGTCATGGCCGATATCGGTATCGATTATACGCTCGACGTGATGCCCTGGGCTCGCGCCTTCAGCCTGGCTCGCTCGACGCCGATGACCTGTATCTTCGCAACCGCCCACAACGCCTCGCGCGACGGCCTGTTCAAATGGGTCGAGCCGCTTCTCATCGACCGCAACATCCTGATCACCCGCAAGGGATCAGGCGTCTCTGCTGCAGATCTCGAAGACGCGAAGAAATATGTCATCGGCACGCAACGCGACGACTACACCGAAGTGATCCTCAAGGAGAAGGGCTTCACCAAACTCGATGTCGCAAGCGATTTCAACGCGACGCTGCGCAAGCTGCTCGGCGGCCGCATCGACATGATGCCGATCTCCGAACTCTACTTCGACAAGTTGAAGACCGACCAGCCGCTGGAAATGGTGACCATTCTCTCCTCTCAGCCGATGAGCATTGCCTGCGAAAAGAGCTTCCCTGACGATCTTCTGGCCCGTATGCAGGCCTCGCTGGACAAGCTGATCGCCCGCGGCGAACAGAAGCAGATCTTCCTGAAATACGGTCTTCATCTGCTGAAATGA
- the pth gene encoding aminoacyl-tRNA hydrolase produces the protein MLIIAGLGNPGAKYAGNRHNIGFMAVDAIYRRHSFSPWSKKFKAEISEGELAGEKVLLIKPQTFMNLSGEAVGEAMRFYKLQPSDLVAIYDELDLPAGKARLKTGGGHGGHNGIKSLDAHCGKEYRRLRIGIGHPGVKELVHNHVLGDFAKADNAWLEPLLDTLADNAEMLVRNEDSQLMNKITLALGGKVEEEKPKPAGKSPIHQARSQSQPKLPASGPMAEMLKKMFGNKGD, from the coding sequence ATGCTGATCATCGCGGGTCTCGGCAATCCCGGCGCGAAATATGCCGGTAACCGACACAATATTGGCTTCATGGCGGTGGATGCCATCTACCGCCGTCACAGCTTTTCGCCCTGGTCGAAGAAATTCAAGGCGGAGATATCAGAAGGCGAGCTGGCAGGCGAGAAGGTACTCCTGATCAAGCCGCAGACCTTCATGAACCTGTCGGGCGAGGCGGTCGGTGAAGCCATGCGCTTCTACAAGCTGCAGCCTTCCGATCTCGTGGCGATCTATGACGAGCTCGATCTGCCGGCTGGCAAGGCGCGGCTGAAGACCGGCGGCGGCCATGGCGGCCATAACGGCATCAAGTCGCTCGATGCCCATTGCGGCAAGGAATACCGCCGTCTGCGCATCGGCATCGGCCATCCCGGCGTCAAGGAACTCGTGCATAACCACGTGCTCGGCGATTTCGCCAAAGCTGACAATGCCTGGCTGGAGCCGCTGCTCGATACGCTTGCCGACAATGCCGAGATGCTGGTTCGCAACGAAGATTCCCAGCTCATGAACAAGATCACATTGGCGCTTGGCGGCAAGGTGGAAGAGGAAAAGCCGAAGCCGGCGGGAAAGTCTCCTATCCATCAGGCCCGCAGTCAGAGCCAGCCGAAGCTTCCGGCCAGCGGCCCCATGGCCGAGATGCTGAAGAAGATGTTCGGTAACAAGGGCGACTGA
- a CDS encoding GNAT family N-acetyltransferase produces MASGNFTIRPVTSTDLQNLITLYGHFNSTDRPLAPELAEERFSAILAQPGMTVFIGFTDETAATTATLIVIPNLTRNGASYALIENVITHADHRKRGYAGKVIQHAIAQAWKAGCYKVMLLTGSKDPATLRFYENCGFVQDKTGYQIRRQS; encoded by the coding sequence ATGGCAAGCGGGAATTTTACCATCCGCCCAGTGACCTCCACCGACCTGCAGAACCTGATTACCCTTTACGGACACTTCAACTCCACCGATCGACCACTTGCTCCTGAGCTGGCGGAAGAACGTTTCTCCGCCATTCTGGCCCAACCGGGCATGACGGTCTTTATTGGCTTTACCGACGAGACCGCAGCTACGACCGCAACGCTGATCGTTATACCCAACCTGACGCGCAACGGCGCCTCCTATGCGCTCATCGAAAACGTCATCACCCACGCCGATCATCGCAAACGGGGCTATGCCGGCAAAGTCATCCAGCATGCGATTGCTCAAGCCTGGAAAGCCGGCTGCTACAAGGTCATGCTGCTGACGGGATCGAAAGATCCGGCAACACTGCGTTTCTATGAAAATTGCGGTTTCGTGCAGGATAAGACCGGCTACCAGATCCGCCGGCAATCTTGA
- the clpS gene encoding ATP-dependent Clp protease adapter ClpS produces the protein MVDNDIALKPKTRTKLKLDKPKLYKVILVNDDYTPREFVIMVLRAVFRMSEDTGYRVMMTAHKLGSCVVVVCTKDIAETKAKEAIDLAKEMGFPLMFTTEPEE, from the coding sequence ATGGTTGACAACGACATTGCCTTAAAACCCAAGACCAGAACGAAGCTCAAGCTGGACAAGCCGAAGCTCTACAAAGTCATTCTCGTCAATGACGATTATACGCCGCGCGAATTCGTCATCATGGTGCTGAGAGCCGTCTTCCGCATGAGCGAGGATACCGGCTATCGTGTGATGATGACGGCGCACAAGCTCGGCTCTTGCGTGGTCGTGGTCTGTACCAAGGATATAGCGGAGACCAAAGCCAAGGAGGCCATCGACCTTGCCAAGGAGATGGGCTTCCCGCTGATGTTTACTACCGAGCCCGAGGAATAG
- the ychF gene encoding redox-regulated ATPase YchF, with protein sequence MGFKCGIVGLPNVGKSTLFNALTKTAAAQAANYPFCTIEPNTGEVAVPDERMRRLADVAKSKEIIPTRINFVDIAGLVRGASKGEGLGNQFLANIREVDAIVHVLRCFEDGDITHVEGRIDPVADADTIETELMLADLDSLERRTEQTRKRATGKDKDSMAMLPIMEASLALLQDGKPVRTLLSKLDAEETRILKSLNLLTSHPVLYVCNVAEGDAATGNKYTEAVAAMAKAQGAETVIISAAIESEVAQLPDEEAKEFLSALGLDEAGLDRLIRAGYKLLHLITYFTVGPKETRAWTIERGTKAPQAAGVIHSDFERGFIRANTIAYDDYIQFGGEVGAKEAGKARDEGKEYVVQDGDVIHFRFNT encoded by the coding sequence ATGGGCTTCAAATGCGGTATCGTCGGTCTGCCGAATGTCGGCAAATCGACCCTTTTCAATGCGCTCACCAAGACGGCCGCCGCGCAGGCCGCAAACTATCCGTTCTGCACGATCGAACCGAACACTGGTGAAGTAGCCGTTCCCGATGAACGCATGCGGAGGCTTGCGGACGTCGCGAAGTCGAAGGAAATCATCCCGACCCGCATCAACTTCGTCGATATTGCCGGCCTCGTGCGAGGCGCGTCGAAGGGTGAAGGCCTCGGCAACCAATTCCTCGCCAATATCCGCGAAGTCGATGCCATCGTGCATGTGCTGCGCTGTTTCGAAGACGGCGACATCACCCATGTGGAAGGCCGCATCGATCCGGTTGCCGACGCCGATACGATCGAGACCGAGCTGATGCTCGCCGACCTCGACAGCCTCGAGCGCCGCACGGAGCAGACCCGCAAGCGCGCCACCGGCAAGGACAAGGATTCCATGGCCATGCTGCCGATCATGGAAGCGTCGCTGGCGCTGCTGCAGGATGGCAAGCCCGTCCGCACCCTGCTGTCCAAGCTCGATGCCGAAGAGACGCGCATCCTGAAGAGCCTCAACCTTTTGACGTCGCATCCGGTTCTCTATGTCTGCAACGTCGCGGAAGGCGATGCGGCGACAGGAAACAAATATACGGAGGCCGTTGCCGCCATGGCGAAGGCGCAGGGCGCCGAAACCGTCATCATCTCGGCTGCGATCGAGTCGGAAGTCGCCCAGCTTCCGGACGAAGAAGCCAAGGAATTCCTCTCGGCCCTCGGTCTCGACGAGGCTGGCCTCGATCGCCTGATCCGCGCAGGCTACAAGCTCCTCCACCTCATCACCTATTTCACCGTCGGTCCGAAGGAAACGCGCGCCTGGACGATCGAGCGCGGCACCAAGGCACCGCAGGCCGCCGGCGTGATCCACTCGGACTTCGAGCGGGGCTTCATCCGCGCCAACACCATCGCCTATGACGACTACATCCAGTTCGGCGGCGAAGTAGGTGCCAAGGAAGCAGGCAAAGCGCGCGACGAAGGCAAGGAATACGTCGTCCAGGACGGCGACGTCATTCACTTCCGCTTCAACACCTGA
- a CDS encoding MaoC family dehydratase: MPAEKLAYEDFQPGRRFPLGPKAVTAPEIIEFAREFDPQPMHLDEAAGRASILGGLAASDWHISAMFMRMMADSYVLNSLCEGAPGVDFMEWRKPVLAGDMLSGHSTVLEARPMRSRPGLGIVKFRHEVENQRGEVVCLSENSVIFGMRNRPEAGA, encoded by the coding sequence ATGCCCGCAGAAAAGCTCGCCTATGAGGATTTCCAGCCGGGTCGGCGCTTTCCTCTCGGCCCGAAAGCTGTAACGGCGCCCGAAATCATCGAATTTGCCAGAGAGTTCGACCCGCAACCCATGCATCTGGATGAAGCTGCCGGCCGCGCCAGCATCCTCGGCGGGCTTGCCGCCTCCGATTGGCATATCTCGGCCATGTTCATGCGCATGATGGCAGACAGCTACGTGCTGAATTCCCTATGCGAAGGCGCGCCCGGCGTCGACTTCATGGAGTGGCGCAAGCCGGTTCTGGCAGGCGACATGCTCTCCGGCCATTCGACGGTTCTGGAGGCGCGCCCCATGCGCTCGCGTCCCGGCCTCGGCATCGTTAAATTCCGTCACGAGGTGGAAAACCAGCGCGGCGAAGTGGTCTGCCTGTCAGAGAATTCCGTCATCTTCGGCATGCGAAACAGGCCGGAGGCTGGCGCATGA
- a CDS encoding MaoC family dehydratase, producing MRMSELYAVGEKTEIGAYVFTEENILRFARKYDPQRFHIDKEAARDTMFGALCASGWHTVAAWMRCFMDYWMTEMRRLSEQGLEPPKLGPSPGFQKLQWLKPVFVDETITYSVAFVSSRPLTLRPGWNLNAILCEGVNQDGVTVIRFESSVLEFE from the coding sequence ATGAGAATGTCCGAGCTCTACGCCGTCGGCGAAAAAACCGAGATCGGCGCTTATGTCTTTACCGAGGAAAACATCCTCCGCTTTGCCAGGAAATACGACCCGCAGCGCTTCCATATAGATAAGGAAGCCGCTCGTGACACCATGTTCGGGGCGCTCTGCGCTTCCGGTTGGCATACAGTGGCCGCCTGGATGCGCTGCTTTATGGATTACTGGATGACAGAAATGCGCCGGCTGTCAGAACAGGGCTTGGAACCGCCGAAACTTGGCCCCTCGCCCGGCTTCCAGAAGCTGCAGTGGCTGAAGCCGGTCTTTGTCGACGAGACGATCACCTATTCGGTGGCCTTTGTCTCCAGCCGGCCGCTTACGTTACGGCCGGGCTGGAATCTCAACGCTATCCTCTGCGAAGGCGTCAATCAGGATGGTGTTACAGTGATCCGCTTCGAAAGCAGCGTCCTGGAATTCGAATAG
- a CDS encoding adenine phosphoribosyltransferase: protein MNHTLSELAKSIRSIPDYPKPGIIFRDITTLLGNPRAFRRAVDELVQPYAGLKVDKIAGMEARGFILGGAVAHQLSSGFVPIRKKGKLPHETVRIAYSLEYGVDEMEMHRDAVQPGEKVILVDDLIATGGTAVGATQLLRQIGAEVVGACFVIDLPDLGGRKKLKDLGVDVHTLVEFAGH, encoded by the coding sequence ATGAACCATACGCTTTCGGAGCTTGCGAAAAGCATCCGCTCCATTCCGGATTACCCCAAGCCCGGCATCATCTTTCGCGACATCACTACGTTGCTCGGCAATCCACGTGCCTTTCGTCGCGCGGTCGATGAACTCGTGCAGCCCTATGCCGGCCTGAAGGTCGACAAGATCGCCGGCATGGAAGCGCGCGGCTTCATCCTCGGCGGTGCGGTCGCGCATCAGCTGTCCTCGGGCTTCGTTCCGATCCGCAAGAAGGGCAAGCTGCCGCATGAGACCGTGCGCATCGCCTACAGCCTGGAATATGGCGTGGACGAGATGGAGATGCACCGCGATGCCGTCCAACCGGGCGAGAAGGTGATCCTCGTCGACGATCTGATTGCCACGGGCGGGACGGCTGTCGGGGCAACGCAGCTACTTCGCCAGATCGGCGCGGAAGTCGTCGGCGCCTGCTTCGTCATCGACCTGCCGGATCTCGGCGGCCGCAAGAAGCTCAAGGATCTCGGCGTTGATGTGCACACCCTCGTCGAGTTCGCCGGACACTAA
- a CDS encoding cytochrome c1, whose protein sequence is MKKLVASILSLAVAAGVGGVAFAQEAAAPAAHHEESATPHYPLKEPKEVDWTFAGPFGHYDKGQLQRGLKVYTEVCSACHSMNLVPFRTLGELGYSDAQVKAFAANYEVQDGPDASGEMFTRKAVPSDHFPSPYPNAEAAAAANNGAAPPDMSLLAKAREVERGFPQFVFDIFTQYQESGADYIHSLLTGYEEPPAGFQVPAGAHYNPYFHAAAVFAMPKPLSDDQVTYDDGSPQTVEQYSKDVSSFLMWAAEPHLEERKRTGFMVMIFLLIFTVLIYLTKRSVYSRADH, encoded by the coding sequence ATGAAAAAGCTTGTTGCAAGCATTCTCTCGCTCGCTGTCGCAGCCGGTGTCGGTGGCGTGGCTTTTGCTCAGGAAGCAGCGGCTCCGGCCGCTCACCATGAGGAAAGCGCTACCCCGCACTATCCGTTGAAGGAACCGAAGGAAGTCGACTGGACCTTTGCCGGTCCGTTCGGCCATTACGACAAGGGCCAGCTGCAGCGTGGCCTGAAGGTCTATACGGAAGTCTGTTCTGCCTGCCACTCGATGAACCTCGTGCCCTTCCGCACGCTCGGCGAGCTCGGCTATTCGGATGCGCAGGTGAAGGCCTTTGCTGCCAATTATGAAGTTCAGGATGGCCCGGACGCCAGCGGTGAGATGTTTACCCGCAAGGCAGTCCCGTCCGACCACTTCCCGTCGCCTTATCCGAACGCGGAAGCGGCAGCTGCCGCCAACAATGGTGCGGCTCCTCCGGATATGTCGCTGCTCGCCAAGGCACGCGAAGTCGAGCGTGGTTTCCCGCAGTTCGTCTTCGATATCTTCACCCAATATCAGGAAAGCGGTGCGGACTATATCCACTCGCTGCTGACCGGTTATGAAGAGCCGCCGGCCGGTTTCCAGGTTCCGGCTGGTGCGCACTACAACCCATATTTCCACGCTGCAGCCGTCTTCGCCATGCCGAAGCCGCTTTCCGACGACCAGGTCACCTATGACGATGGTTCGCCGCAGACGGTCGAGCAGTATTCCAAGGACGTCTCTTCGTTCCTGATGTGGGCAGCAGAGCCGCACCTCGAAGAGCGCAAGCGTACCGGCTTCATGGTCATGATCTTCCTGCTGATCTTCACTGTGCTGATCTACCTGACCAAGCGGTCGGTCTATTCCAGGGCCGACCACTAA
- a CDS encoding cytochrome b N-terminal domain-containing protein, which produces MSGHSSYEPSTGLEKWVDARLPLPRMVYDSFIAYPVPRNLNYAYTFGAMLAVMLIVQILTGVTLAMHYAADTTIAFNSVEKIMRDVNHGWLLRYLHANGASFFFVAVYLHIARGLYYGSYKAPREILWILGVVIYLLMMATGFMGYVLPWGQMSFWGATVITGFFSAFPLVGEWIQQFLLGGFAVDQPTLNRFFSLHYLLPFMIAGVVILHIWALHVVGQTNPTGVEVKTKTDTVRFTPYATLKDALGVSIFLIVYAYFVFYLPNYLGHADNYIPADPLKTPAHIVPEWYFLPFYAMLRSITFNIGPIDSKLGGVLVMFGAIIVLFFLPWLDTSKVRSAVYRPWFKLFYWLFVINAIILGWLGSQPAEGLYTTISQICTLLYFAFFLVAMPVLGLVETPRRIPNSITEAVLEKRNKIAAAKA; this is translated from the coding sequence ATGAGTGGCCATTCCAGCTACGAGCCATCAACCGGCCTGGAAAAATGGGTCGATGCGCGCCTTCCGCTACCGCGCATGGTCTATGACAGCTTCATTGCCTATCCGGTTCCGCGGAACCTGAACTATGCCTACACATTCGGTGCGATGCTCGCCGTCATGCTGATCGTGCAGATCCTGACGGGCGTCACGCTCGCTATGCATTATGCCGCCGACACGACGATCGCTTTCAACTCCGTTGAAAAGATCATGCGTGACGTCAACCACGGCTGGCTGCTGCGCTATCTGCATGCCAACGGCGCATCCTTCTTCTTTGTTGCCGTTTACCTGCATATTGCCCGTGGTCTCTACTACGGCTCCTACAAGGCGCCGCGCGAAATTCTCTGGATCCTCGGCGTCGTCATCTACCTACTGATGATGGCGACTGGTTTCATGGGCTACGTTCTGCCCTGGGGTCAGATGTCCTTCTGGGGCGCGACCGTCATCACCGGCTTTTTCTCGGCCTTCCCGCTGGTGGGCGAATGGATCCAGCAGTTCCTGCTTGGCGGCTTCGCTGTCGACCAGCCGACGCTGAACCGCTTCTTCTCGCTGCACTACCTGCTGCCCTTCATGATCGCCGGTGTCGTTATCCTGCACATCTGGGCGCTGCATGTGGTCGGCCAGACGAACCCGACGGGCGTCGAGGTCAAGACCAAGACGGACACGGTTCGTTTCACGCCTTATGCAACGCTCAAGGATGCGCTCGGCGTCTCGATCTTCCTGATCGTCTATGCCTACTTCGTTTTCTACCTGCCGAACTATCTTGGCCATGCCGACAACTACATTCCGGCCGATCCGCTGAAGACCCCGGCCCACATCGTTCCGGAATGGTACTTCCTGCCGTTCTACGCCATGCTGCGATCGATCACCTTCAATATCGGTCCGATCGACTCCAAGCTCGGCGGTGTCCTCGTCATGTTCGGCGCGATCATCGTGCTGTTCTTCCTGCCTTGGCTCGACACTTCGAAGGTGCGCTCGGCGGTCTATCGTCCGTGGTTCAAGCTGTTCTACTGGCTGTTCGTGATCAACGCGATCATCCTCGGCTGGCTCGGCTCGCAGCCTGCAGAAGGTCTGTACACGACGATCTCGCAGATCTGCACGCTCCTCTACTTCGCCTTCTTCCTGGTCGCGATGCCGGTTCTCGGTCTGGTGGAAACACCGCGCCGCATTCCGAATTCGATCACCGAAGCGGTGCTCGAAAAGCGCAACAAGATTGCTGCGGCCAAGGCCTGA
- the petA gene encoding ubiquinol-cytochrome c reductase iron-sulfur subunit, translating to MSEHVTTSEASEPTRRDFLYLTTGMAGAVGAVAVAWPFIDQMRPDASTLALASIEVDVASLTPGMSLTVKWRGKPIFIRNRTPEEVKAAADVQLSDLKDPIARNANLPPDAPATGADRSGGKDKENWIVMVGTCTHLGCVPLGQAGEYNGWFCPCHGSVYDTAGRIRKGPAPENLAIPTFSFLSDTKIKIG from the coding sequence GTGAGCGAACACGTAACGACAAGCGAGGCCTCAGAGCCCACTCGCCGTGATTTCCTTTATCTCACCACTGGCATGGCTGGTGCAGTCGGCGCCGTTGCGGTTGCCTGGCCGTTCATCGACCAGATGCGCCCGGACGCGTCGACGTTGGCATTGGCTTCCATCGAAGTCGATGTCGCGAGCCTTACGCCCGGCATGTCGCTGACGGTCAAGTGGCGCGGCAAACCGATCTTCATTCGCAACCGCACGCCGGAAGAAGTTAAGGCCGCGGCCGACGTCCAGCTTTCGGATCTCAAGGATCCGATCGCCCGCAATGCAAACCTTCCCCCCGACGCGCCGGCAACGGGCGCTGACCGCTCGGGCGGCAAGGATAAGGAAAACTGGATCGTCATGGTCGGCACCTGCACTCATCTCGGCTGCGTTCCGCTCGGTCAGGCCGGCGAATACAATGGTTGGTTCTGTCCCTGCCATGGCTCCGTCTACGACACGGCCGGCCGCATCCGCAAAGGTCCGGCGCCGGAGAACCTGGCGATTCCGACCTTTTCATTTTTGTCCGACACAAAGATCAAGATCGGTTGA
- a CDS encoding endonuclease/exonuclease/phosphatase family protein, with protein sequence MRHTFFCVLSVLITIVLALVSLRYFTDFWLLSLVYSFQIHLSIICAIGAVVALFFRRHWYGFVMLAAATFLNIHGVIMLREFAGKMPAEDAPRLFRLMSFNVEIDNWINNEKTADAVLASGADVVDLMEAVPIFPQLPRLQQIYPYRIGCDTIEVCDTLILSKRPFAHYEIHDLGNLWKRRLVSATIDFDGTPVDFLFTHLTKPYFDDFQNEELVDLKTAVQSHTGPLIVSGDFNSAILAPTIQEFLRGTGLTTAFPEPTTWPVAAGPFGISIDHIFARPPLLIRSTSRLGDSFGSNHYGLVSDFVREY encoded by the coding sequence ATGAGGCATACTTTTTTCTGCGTATTGAGCGTCCTCATCACCATCGTTCTGGCCCTCGTTTCGCTTCGCTACTTCACCGATTTCTGGCTGCTTTCGCTCGTTTATAGCTTCCAGATTCATCTCAGCATCATCTGCGCCATTGGCGCGGTCGTTGCTCTCTTTTTCAGGCGGCACTGGTACGGCTTCGTGATGCTGGCAGCGGCGACCTTCCTGAATATCCACGGTGTCATCATGCTGCGCGAGTTCGCCGGCAAAATGCCTGCGGAAGATGCGCCCCGCCTTTTCCGGCTGATGTCCTTCAACGTCGAGATCGACAATTGGATCAATAACGAAAAAACTGCCGATGCCGTGCTGGCATCGGGTGCCGATGTCGTCGACCTCATGGAGGCAGTGCCGATCTTCCCTCAGCTGCCGCGGCTGCAGCAGATCTATCCCTATCGCATCGGCTGCGACACGATCGAGGTCTGCGATACGCTGATCCTGTCGAAACGTCCGTTTGCTCACTATGAAATTCATGATCTCGGCAATCTGTGGAAGCGACGGCTCGTGTCGGCAACGATCGATTTCGACGGAACGCCCGTCGATTTCCTGTTCACGCACCTAACCAAGCCCTATTTCGATGATTTTCAGAATGAAGAACTGGTCGATCTGAAAACCGCCGTACAGAGCCACACGGGTCCACTGATCGTTTCCGGAGACTTCAATTCCGCAATCCTCGCTCCGACCATCCAGGAATTCCTGCGCGGAACGGGCCTTACCACCGCTTTCCCTGAACCGACCACATGGCCGGTCGCTGCCGGGCCATTCGGCATCAGCATCGACCATATCTTCGCAAGACCGCCGCTGCTCATCCGCTCGACGAGCCGGCTGGGCGACAGCTTCGGCTCGAACCATTACGGCCTAGTCAGCGATTTCGTTCGCGAATACTGA
- a CDS encoding ABC transporter ATP-binding protein: MLLTPILRLFETWIDPFRARDNIQPPRNTLGFIWFYIGQARWPFIAMLVLGGMSAAIEAALFWFVGRLVDILSTIKPGTGWGSLLSSHGSELFGMLALIGIVRFVVAFLIALIDQQVITPGFYNLARWQSYLHVSRQSLAFFQSDFSGRIVTKVWSAGQATGDLVTSLMESVWFVGIYAVTTLVLVGRLDFSLAAVVLFWLVAFSVLARYFVPRIRYHSRETAEAASLLNGRIVDAYSNIQTLKLFARDEESDRYMLDGFNAYQETVLKFTRFITGVRASMALLSGLMIVTMAGISIDLWLRGLISSGGVAFSLTLVLRLNFLLGRLMTQFNGIMRNLGTIQNAAELISQPLHLVNRPDAKELVIRQPSVRFENVSFHYGKENAVIDNFSLTIRPGEKVGIIGRSGAGKSTLVNLLLRLYDLEGGRILIDGQNIAAVTQESLRMQIGMVSQDTSLLHRSVRDNILFGRPDAGEERLVEAARRAEALEFIEVLRDQQGRKGFDAHVGERGVKLSGGQRQRIAIARVMLKDAPILVLDEATSALDSEVEEAIQSNLNRVMEGKTVLAIAHRLSTIAALDRLVVVDRGKIIEEGTHDMLLKQGGLYAELWARQSGGFLASGDDDARSVFANEIAD; the protein is encoded by the coding sequence ATGCTGCTCACTCCGATCCTTCGCCTGTTCGAAACCTGGATAGATCCCTTCCGCGCCCGCGATAATATTCAGCCGCCGCGCAACACGCTGGGATTCATCTGGTTCTATATCGGTCAAGCCAGGTGGCCGTTCATCGCCATGCTGGTGCTCGGCGGCATGTCGGCGGCAATCGAAGCCGCACTTTTCTGGTTCGTCGGGCGGCTCGTCGATATCCTCAGCACGATCAAGCCCGGAACCGGCTGGGGTTCACTTCTCAGTTCCCATGGCAGTGAGCTTTTCGGCATGCTGGCGCTGATCGGCATCGTTCGCTTCGTCGTCGCCTTCCTGATCGCGCTTATCGACCAGCAGGTGATTACGCCGGGTTTCTACAATCTGGCGCGCTGGCAGTCCTATCTGCATGTGTCGCGCCAGTCGCTGGCCTTCTTCCAGAGCGATTTTTCCGGTCGCATCGTTACCAAGGTCTGGTCGGCAGGGCAGGCGACGGGGGATCTCGTAACGTCGCTGATGGAAAGCGTGTGGTTCGTCGGCATCTATGCCGTCACCACGCTGGTTTTGGTCGGGCGGCTCGATTTCTCGCTGGCGGCGGTGGTCCTTTTCTGGCTGGTTGCGTTCAGCGTGCTTGCCCGCTACTTCGTTCCGCGCATCCGATATCACTCGCGCGAAACCGCTGAAGCGGCCTCGTTGCTCAATGGCCGCATCGTTGATGCCTACAGCAATATCCAGACGTTGAAGCTCTTCGCACGCGACGAAGAGAGCGACCGCTACATGCTCGATGGCTTCAACGCCTATCAGGAAACAGTGCTGAAGTTCACGCGCTTCATCACCGGTGTGCGAGCGTCGATGGCGCTGCTGTCAGGCTTGATGATCGTGACCATGGCCGGCATCAGCATCGATCTATGGCTGCGCGGGCTGATAAGTTCGGGCGGGGTCGCCTTTTCGCTGACGCTGGTCCTGAGGCTGAACTTCCTGCTCGGACGGTTGATGACGCAGTTCAACGGGATCATGCGTAACCTCGGAACCATCCAGAATGCTGCCGAGCTGATTTCGCAGCCGCTGCATCTGGTCAACCGCCCCGATGCAAAGGAGCTCGTCATCCGGCAGCCGAGCGTCCGTTTCGAGAATGTTTCCTTCCACTATGGCAAGGAAAACGCGGTCATCGACAATTTCTCGCTAACAATCCGGCCGGGCGAGAAGGTCGGCATCATCGGCCGCTCCGGTGCGGGCAAATCGACGCTCGTGAACCTTCTCCTGCGCCTCTACGATCTTGAAGGCGGGCGTATTCTCATCGACGGCCAGAATATCGCTGCCGTCACCCAGGAATCGCTGCGCATGCAGATCGGTATGGTCAGCCAGGATACGTCATTACTGCATCGATCCGTGCGCGACAACATTCTATTCGGCCGACCCGATGCTGGTGAGGAACGGCTTGTCGAAGCTGCCAGGCGTGCCGAGGCGCTCGAGTTCATCGAAGTGCTGCGGGACCAGCAGGGGCGCAAGGGTTTCGACGCGCATGTCGGCGAACGCGGCGTCAAGCTTTCGGGCGGCCAGCGCCAGCGCATCGCCATTGCTCGCGTGATGCTGAAGGATGCGCCGATCCTCGTTCTCGACGAGGCGACGTCGGCGCTCGATTCGGAAGTGGAAGAGGCCATTCAGTCGAACCTCAACCGCGTGATGGAAGGCAAGACGGTGCTTGCGATCGCTCACCGGCTTTCCACGATTGCCGCACTCGACAGGCTTGTCGTCGTTGACCGCGGCAAAATCATCGAGGAAGGCACGCATGACATGCTTCTGAAGCAGGGCGGGCTCTATGCCGAGCTCTGGGCACGCCAGTCTGGCGGCTTCCTCGCCTCCGGCGACGATGATGCGCGTTCAGTATTCGCGAACGAAATCGCTGACTAG